GACCTTCACCACAGGATTATCGCTGAGATCGGAAAAATGCCACCCCAACAACAACATATTCTTAAAATGTTTTTCCTGGAAGAAATGAATAATGCTGCTATTGCCGATCATTTAAAGATATCTGTACAGGCGGTTAAAAATCAGAAAGTCACTGCGCTGAAAGCCCTGAGAAGGCTATTCAGTAAGGATGAACTGATCATTTGTATGGGCATGCTCTCCACTTTTTTCCCCTGGTTTTCAAAATAGATACAAATTGGGCTTGTACGATTGTATTGTTTGTGTGTTCCTTTTAAGGACATCACCGGAATAATTCATTATGACAGAAAAATCGGAGCGAATAAGCGAACTGATATTCCGCTTCCTCAATGAGGAGCTTTTGCCGGCAGAAGCGCAGGAGCTGGAAGAATGGCTGCAGGCGGATCTGCAAAACAGGCAATACTTTCTCTCGTTGGTGGAACCGGACAGCCTCCGGGAGGGTATTCAGCAGGCGTATACGTTGGAATCATCGCGTATTTCCGTGCAGGAACGGATATTGAAGACGATTGCGGAGGAAGCTGTACCCAAAAGGATACCGGTCCGCCGGATGGTTTTCCATCCTTACGGCTGGTGGGCTGCTGCTGCGGTGATCGCGGTATTGCTTTCTGTAGGATTATTCTTCTGGCCACAACGTACACATATCCCGCAACAGGGGCAAAGTCATGTGCCGGTCGCAGACGTGCTCCCTGCCAGCAACAAGGCGGTACTCACATTAGCAGACGGTGCTACCGTTACCCTGGATAGCACAGGGCAGCAGGTGATCAGGCAGGGCAATACTGCTATTCGTCAAAATAACGGGCAATTGGAATATGCGCCCCAGGGAGGGGAAGCTGTTGTTAGTTATAATGTGCTGACCACCCCCCGTGGCGGCCAGTTTGCCATCACACTGCCTGATGGTAGTAAAGTATGGCTTAATTCTGCCTCTTCGTTAAGATATCCCACTGCCTTTAAGGGGAAGGATAGAGTGGTGGAGTTAAAGGGACAAGGATACTTTGAAATTGCAGCGAATGCCAGCCAGCCATTTATTGTAAAGATTCCCGGCCGGCAAAACCTCCAGGGGGAAGTACATGACCTGGAAGTACAGGTACTGGGAACAAGCTTTGATATCATGGCATATCCGGATGAAACAGCCGTCAATACCACCTTGCTGGATGGTGCGGTGAAAGTCAGGAAGGGAGCAGTAGCTCAAGTGCTGCAACCGGGCCAGCAGGCTGTTTTGAATGATAAGGACACCAATATAGCCGTATCGCTGGTGGATGTCAGTAAAGTAGTGGCATGGAAGAACGGATTTTTTGTATTCAACAACATGAATCTGCCCGCTATTCTCCGGGAGATCTCACGATGGTATGATGTTGAAATCGTGTACAATGCACCACCCAATGGAAGGCTGTATGGTGGCGGCATCAGCAGGAAAAAGAGCCTGTCCGGTATATTACGTTTCCTGGAAGCAGGAGGAACCAATCATTTCAGGATCGAAGGCAGGCAGGTAATTGTAATGCCTTAAATCGTAGTTAATTTAAAAATATCTCTGTTCCTATATAAGGGAAAGGGCGTGCTATGCGCATCACCGAAGCTACCTCATTGTTCTATTTAAAACACACATATATGAAACCAAAAAACAAATAAGCGCCAACAAAAAAAACCGGGTCCTGATTCGTGGTCAGGATCCGGTAAAAATCTGGTAAACCTGATAATCTCAGTCAGACTATTTAAGTATCACCAAACATCGCAAAAGTATGTATTTAAAATTTAAAGAAAAGGTCCTATGCCCGCATAGGATATCAACCAAAATATGTCGAGTTATGAAAATGACCGCATTCATTATCCTTATTACATGTCTTCATGTGAGCGCCACCGGGTTCGCGCAGAAAGTCACGCTATCAGTGAAGAACACCCCCCTGAAACAGGTTTTTTCCACACTACTCATGCGAACCGGTGTTTCCATTATCTATGATGAAAGCTGGTTAGTGCATACAACGCCGGTCACGATTGATGTAAAAGATGCTACACTATTGCAGGTGCTGGACATCTGTGTCAAAAACCAGCCTATCACCTATGCCGTTGAAGACAATGATATCGTTATCATGCCTATAGTGGTAAAGCAATCATCCCTTCCCGCAGACACCATGAACAGGGTAACAGGATATGTATCTGATGAAAAAGGTCAGCCGTTGCCCAACGTGAGCATTACCATCAAGGGTACAAGAAGAGGGACGACTTCCGATCCCGGTGGACATTTTACCATCCAGGTACCCAACCGGAAATCCATCCTGTTGTTTTCATTCATCGGTTTTGAATCAAGAGAACTTCCGGTGACATCCAATATGGATGCCGTAAATATTTTGCTCGTTCAGGCGAATGCCGGTTTAAACGAAGTAGTGGTGACTGGTTATGCCACGCAGAAAAAATCGAACTTAACCGGCGCCGTGGAAGCTATCAGCGGCAAAGTGATTGCTTCCCGTCCGCAAGGCAACGTGGGACAAATGCTGCAGGGCGTTTCTCCCGGACTAAATATCTCCACTAATAATTCCGGTGGAGAGCCGGATGCTACGATGAATTTTAATATCCGCGGAATGGGTTCTCCTTTTATCCTGGTAGATGGGATGCCCATGAATATTAACCAGCTCAATCCAAACGATATAGAATCCATATCAGTATTGAAAGATGCCTCCTCTGCGGCTATCTATGGTGCTTATGCCCCCTATGGTGTGATCCTTATCACTACCAAAAAAGGTGGCTCCACGGATGGTAAACCGAACCTGAGCTATAACTCCAACGTAGAATGGGCTACTCCCATCAGGCTACCCAAACCTGCTAACGGACTGGAGTTTGCCAATGCCTGGAACGATGCCACCCGCAATTCCGATATGCCGCCTTTCTTCTCCGATGATATTGTTGAGAAGATCAAACAATACATGAACGATCCGGAGAATACGCCGGGAACTGCCCCCGATCCGCTCGATCCAAGCAAATGGGGAAAACATGAATACGCCAACGCCAGCACAGACTGGTACAAGGCACTCATCAAAAAATGGTCATTCCGCCAGAAACATAACCTCACCGTAGATGGAGGAAAAGATGGCCTTACTTATTATCTCTCCGCAGGATTGTATGATCACGGTGGACAAATGAAATATGGCAACGAACAGTACCAGCGATATAATATAGATGCCAAGATAAATACGAAAATCACCAAGTGGATGCAGGTGAATTTCCTTACCAAATACGCCAGGTCTAAATCAGATTATCCCAATGATGGCTATGGGCTTAACCGCACGGTTATGTGGCATGATCTCACGCGCAGGTATGCTACGGATCCGCTGAAATATCCGAATGGCGAGTATAGTGAGATGTCGCGCGTAAACGTGTATGAGCAAGGTGGCCGCGATGTTCAGCTCAACAATGAATTGTGGTTAAGACTTGAAAGTGTGCTGGAACCGGTAAAGAACTGGCTGATCAAAGGAGACTATTCCTGGAAAAATGCCAATCTTACCAACACCGCGCATCATGCCCTGGTACAGGCTACAGGCCCGGATGGTGGCCGCTATGTGGCGTTTGATACCCGGACACCTAACGATATTGCGCAGACCAGTGATGTAGATAATTACTGGACTTACAATATCTCCACTTCTTACGAAAAAAAGTTAAATGATCACAACGTCAAAGTATTGTTGGGGTATCAGCGGGAGTACCAGTATTATGGTGGTGTATATGGTTTGAAGAATAAACTGATTACAGATAATGTACCAGCCATCTCTACTGCCACCGGCGATATGACCACACGGGATTATATGTCCCACTGGGCTACTGAAGGTGCTTTCTTCCGCGTCAATTATGATTACAAAGAAAAATACCTGCTTGAAATGAATGCGCGCAGGAATGGAACATCCAGATTCGAGGATGGAAAACGTTCCGGTTTCTTTCCTTCCGTATCCAGCGGATACCGCATATCAGCCGAACCTTTCTGGCAGCCAATAAAGCCCTATATCAATTACCTGAAGCTCCGGGCGTCGTATGGTTC
The Chitinophaga sp. MM2321 DNA segment above includes these coding regions:
- a CDS encoding TonB-dependent receptor is translated as MKMTAFIILITCLHVSATGFAQKVTLSVKNTPLKQVFSTLLMRTGVSIIYDESWLVHTTPVTIDVKDATLLQVLDICVKNQPITYAVEDNDIVIMPIVVKQSSLPADTMNRVTGYVSDEKGQPLPNVSITIKGTRRGTTSDPGGHFTIQVPNRKSILLFSFIGFESRELPVTSNMDAVNILLVQANAGLNEVVVTGYATQKKSNLTGAVEAISGKVIASRPQGNVGQMLQGVSPGLNISTNNSGGEPDATMNFNIRGMGSPFILVDGMPMNINQLNPNDIESISVLKDASSAAIYGAYAPYGVILITTKKGGSTDGKPNLSYNSNVEWATPIRLPKPANGLEFANAWNDATRNSDMPPFFSDDIVEKIKQYMNDPENTPGTAPDPLDPSKWGKHEYANASTDWYKALIKKWSFRQKHNLTVDGGKDGLTYYLSAGLYDHGGQMKYGNEQYQRYNIDAKINTKITKWMQVNFLTKYARSKSDYPNDGYGLNRTVMWHDLTRRYATDPLKYPNGEYSEMSRVNVYEQGGRDVQLNNELWLRLESVLEPVKNWLIKGDYSWKNANLTNTAHHALVQATGPDGGRYVAFDTRTPNDIAQTSDVDNYWTYNISTSYEKKLNDHNVKVLLGYQREYQYYGGVYGLKNKLITDNVPAISTATGDMTTRDYMSHWATEGAFFRVNYDYKEKYLLEMNARRNGTSRFEDGKRSGFFPSVSSGYRISAEPFWQPIKPYINYLKLRASYGSLGNQNVANYLYMPIMPITQQVYWINGETSPVGVGAPGIASAGLTWETVRTMDVGLDATLFNNRLDVSFDYFKRRVFNMLGTSYPLPAVLGTSVPLENNAEKLNTGWETSLGWNDAIGEWKYNVRFTISDYKVQITKWNNPNKTLSSNYEGQREGDIWGYTSNGLFQSQDEIAKHASQSLFYANWHPGDVRYEDLNGDGVINYGDRTLNDHGDLSVIGNATPRYSYAVNLGLAWKGIDMSMFWMGVGKRDVWFNGNVFWGQLGDVWQNSTFKEHLDYWSESNTGGYYPRPYFSGEGAKNREVSSLYLQNAAFLRLKSLQVGYTFPDRLLSKASIKKVRVYFTGENLLTFSKIKGMFDPEGIFGTYGQGKIYPLSSIVSFGVNINL
- a CDS encoding FecR domain-containing protein, with protein sequence MTEKSERISELIFRFLNEELLPAEAQELEEWLQADLQNRQYFLSLVEPDSLREGIQQAYTLESSRISVQERILKTIAEEAVPKRIPVRRMVFHPYGWWAAAAVIAVLLSVGLFFWPQRTHIPQQGQSHVPVADVLPASNKAVLTLADGATVTLDSTGQQVIRQGNTAIRQNNGQLEYAPQGGEAVVSYNVLTTPRGGQFAITLPDGSKVWLNSASSLRYPTAFKGKDRVVELKGQGYFEIAANASQPFIVKIPGRQNLQGEVHDLEVQVLGTSFDIMAYPDETAVNTTLLDGAVKVRKGAVAQVLQPGQQAVLNDKDTNIAVSLVDVSKVVAWKNGFFVFNNMNLPAILREISRWYDVEIVYNAPPNGRLYGGGISRKKSLSGILRFLEAGGTNHFRIEGRQVIVMP